A stretch of DNA from Ochotona princeps isolate mOchPri1 chromosome 30, mOchPri1.hap1, whole genome shotgun sequence:
TCACAGTGTTCAGGTGTCTGCGTTTGGGGAAACCATGAGGAGGGAGGAGCTTCCTGTGACCCTCCAGTGTGCAGCCTTCATCTGCTAATGATTCACTTAGCCCTGCATTGTTGAACTGGAGACTGAGTGGTCATTTACCACAAAGTGTAGGGGGAAAACGTGTCGTTTCTAAGATCGTAAATACTGGCTAACTGTAAGCTTCTGGCTGGAAGGTAAGCTCGTTTTTACTGATTCTGTATTTTCATTAAGAGCTGTGCGGAGTGTAAAAACAGACTTCTCTGTTCCTCTGGAATTCGCCGGAGGTGGAGTTGGTGTTTATGGGGCAGGAGGCACTGCAGGGATGGTTTGGAGCCAGGGCTGAGGTGACTGGTAGATCCTGTTGGAACTGCTTATTGTGTGATCTTGATCATCTATTTAACGCTGCCCTTCGGAGTGCTTCCTTGGTCAACTTTCTTCTTCGTTCTATGCTAAGGTGCGTTTCAGTACCTTACCTTGGTTTAGTACCTTATCTTGATTTTCTAGTCTGACCATTTTATCCTCTGAAAATAGTGGTGTATTTCTTTTAACAGTCATATCAGAATCGATAGGTTTTGATGTTTGATTTTAGGGTTCAAAGGAGAGAAGGTGACTAGCTAAGGTGTAGAAGACTTTTAGGGGGCCAGAGTGGAGAGGATGAAGATGGTAGAGACGGAGCTCTCCCAGGAGGAGAGCAGGTGGCTTGAAGCTAGGTTCCACTGGGTCTGAGCCCTTCTAAGAGGGTTTTTGGAGTAAGCGCAGAGCACCACGGCTACCGTGATGCAGCAGCTGGGGAGATGCAGGAAGGTTCCTTGGTGACGTTCAAGGTGCGCCGTCCTCGCAGTTTGTAATGCCCCAGGTGTGGGGCTTTCTGGAGCCATAAACACTCCATGAGCTTCTAGATGAATTATCACACCCAGGTTCATCAGGCCCGGTATTATAACAAATTCAGCAATTTAATACATCTATATCTAtacaatatatctatatatctcccTATATAGGCATAGATAAAGGAGGAGAACTTTACATAgacctgagccctggggggcagtgCGGAGAAATAGGGGATAGAAATGTTGACAGTCTCCATGGCTACTTCCTGCAGAGAGGGGACACGGTCGGGGCAGGagccctctcccagtgccaacTGGTCCCAGCATCCCTGGAGCGGTGGCTGGAATTGAGCGTCTTTCAGCAGTTCCTTGTCAACATGGGTCTCAGTGGTGTGCCGGACCACTGAATGAATGAACCATCTCAATAGCTGAAGGATGCGTGGCCCTGGGCAAATTAGAAGGAAAAATTATTATGAGGGCTGAGAAGGCACACAAGTCCTGGTAGCCAAAAGGGCTTTGGAGCCTGTTGTTTCAGGAGTCAGATGTCTGGCATCACGAGCAAGAACTCCCATTGCTACATCAGCTAACGctgtccccttttctctctcagcaTAAATGAGCTGCTGTAGTGACAGGCTGTGGGGCAGGGACTACAGCGTAAGCAGAGGAGAACAGTGACATACACAGCCAGCAATCCTCTGTGAGATTTAAGGGTGAGAAGCGGAGCCTGAGTGAACATTCTAAATAGCAAACgctacctgggaaggcagggcggGGCCAGGAGAGGTGGTGAGAAACCCATCCAACTGTTAGGTCACTCTAAGAAGAGCAACTGAGCCAGAGATAAGGCACTCAGGGATAGGGCTGATAAATTACCTCGGAGGAAGCCAACCCACAATAAAATGAGAAGTTTTGTTTGAACTAGATAAGGGGAAGGCAGCTTTGAGAGTAGTCAGGATAAGATTAAGGAACTGGCCAAGATCAGTCACGGAGATGAGGGAGTTATCCCAGCTGGAGTGTCTTTGGAttgaggttttattttttcttaatttttaaatacttatttgtttgaaagacagatttacagagaggagagacagagagaggtatcttccatccactggctcactactacaatggctggagctaggccagtttgaagtcaggagccaagagcttcctctgggtctcccctctgAGTACAGGGTCcctaagcacctggaccatcctctactgccttccaagggtattagcagggagctggattggaagtggaacagccaggacttgaactttataattcatttgggatgctggcactgcaggtggaagattaatttGTTATACTATGGTGCTGACTCTTGGCTGGAAGTTTTAATGAAGAGAGTTCCTTAAGACGTTAAGGAGTGTGTGGTCTCTTCACCTCTCACCCTGTGTGACACACTGCTGGATGGAAGCCTTTATGATGGACCAGGTAGCCCCCTTGGGTGCGGTGTTGGGGAGACAGCCACTCTTGCACACATGGGTTAATACTACTGAGCTAGTCACAGGGAGAAGTTGTTTCTGGTTTAGCTGTGATGCACAGGCCCCTGGGCAGTCTCCTCAGTTTTGATGCCAGACTGATTGGAGAGCTTCTTCAGGGAGGGTCTGACAGGTTTTCCTCGGAAGCCAGCCTATGCCGTGTAGCTATTTACTGAATGCCCtgcttttttgcaccaaaaacagGTGCTATTTTGGGGGTAGACTGTCCTACCTGGTTTTCCTCAGTGGCAAATCACCACATAAAACAACTATTAGCCCATTCAGATAGGAACAAGCATACCAGTAACTTTGTATCTTCTGTTTATTAGTGTAATGACTTTAAGTTCAGGCTGAGGACTAATCAATCTTTCAATCAGAAAAAGTGGCTGGCAGGTTTAGGTAGACCAAAAAGTGTCCATGTAGCTTAGctttctctcctctggctctcttcttctccacctcttcctcctttttctcctcctcctcctcctttgacTGTTTAAACAGAGGATGGGTCAGGGTTGCTAGCAAGGAGAAAGCGTGCCTGGGGAGGTAAGCTGGCCCCGGGGGCAGTCAGAAGctgggggtgagggagagagtgagTCCATTACTCTTCACCGCCAAGCACCCAACAAAGCGTACAGGACAAGATTTGTCTGGTATGAAGCCAGGGAGGAACAAGTCTACTCCGTGGCTGTGTCCTGTTGGCACTGATCAACCCCAGTGTGTAAGACGTCACAACTTCGTATGAGTACCATTTTATAACCCAACAATGTACTTCACGTAATTTAAATTAGCTTAGCTATTGTCTCTCCCAGGAGAGCCTTATCTTTTGAGAGTTCCTGCTAGAAACCTCAAGTCAAAGACTCAGTTTTAGAGTTTGTAGATGTCAAAGAATTGCCAGAGTAATTGTAATTGTCATTTGGTCAGAGTAAAAGCTCTGGGCTTCTTAaccaaagccatgaaccagatTGAATCCAATAAAGTTAATTCCTGTAAGactcactttttcttttaagatttatttatttttaccggaaagtcagatttccagagattTTTGTTTGGAGAGTTGTCTTTGAAGATTTTGTCTTATGGGATGACTTCTTTTTTCTGAAagtacataaaatgaaatgtaactgATCGAATGTTTTTATAGTGGCTTTTATTGTGTTTGTATGGATCTTTCCATTTGTTCAGCACAGTAAACAGAGTAGGTAGTGTGTGCTAGCCATATGCATATTGGGGATCGAGCAGTGAACAGAAAGCAGAAATCTCTCAGTGAAATTCAACAATAaatcaaatgtgaaaaaaaagcaCTCTTTTAACCTCCCACCACCAGGTGCGCATTCTCACTTGACCTTAGCAGCGATTCTGCAGTCTCATGCTTATCGCTTTCTCCGTAACTTTCTTTCATTCAATTCACATTCCAAACCTTGAGGTCTCCAAGAGAAAAATATGTTTCAAAAGAACATTCAAAATGCTAACCCATCATTACTTTAAAAGATTTCAAGttttgaaaatacaattttttttgtaacattGGAGAAATTAAGTCACTTTACCAAAGTTCTGTGAGCCTAGGCATCTCAGGAAAAATATGTAACGCAGAAAATAAGGCGTGTAAGTGTAGATTCCACAATGCTTTGTGAACAGAAACAAATACTTTGGACAATCACATTGTGGATGACAAAAATTTAGACTGACCCCGATTCCGCTAACACCGAGTTTAGAGCATCCGAGGAAGTTTAGCAGGAGTTTCGCCGACCTTTGTGTTTCTTaggcagcaggactggagagTATTGGAGAGCATCACCATTTAACAAGGGAAATATTgacaaatggaaaacagaaatcttaaaatGGTGAACATAGAAATTCAATAGTTTAGcttgttcatattctggctgccccacttcccttccagctccctgcttgtggcctgagaaagcagttgaggacggccaaaagccttgggaccctgcactcatgtgggagacccagatgaagctcctggctcctggctttggatcagctccagctgttgtggccactttgggagtgaaccagcagacagaagatgttattctgcctctccttctctttccaatgaaaataaatactaaataacaaatattttttaaaaataataagctcATTTTGGTACAGAAcgtttttagaatatttatttttattgcaaagtcagatttacagtgaggagagacagaaagaaagatcttccatctgttggttcactcccaaaatgactgcaatggccagagctgagctgatctgaagcttggagccaggagcttcctctaggtctcccacgcagatgcagggtcccaaggctttgggccatccttgactgccttcccaggccacaagcagggagctggatgagaagtggagctgccaggattagaaccagtgcccatatgggatcccggtatgttcagggcgaggatttaagctgctaggccaccatgttggGCCATTATATGGCTTTTGTTCTTAGAGTTTCATGAATAGCTTTCCTGACTAATTATATTTGTATGTCAAattgtttcttgtattttaaaatgagatttaattatttatctgaaaagtagagttagagagagagagatactgagagagatcttccatctgttggttgattccccaaagggctgcaactcctggggctaggccaggctgaggccaggagccaggggcatcttctgggtttcccacgtgggtgcagggtccaagtacttggatcgtCTTGggtactttcctaggcacatcagcaggcagctggatcagaagtggagcagctgggtcttggtgccagtgccaggcagcagctttccctGCCACACCAGAACACCAGCTCCTGTCAAAGTACTTTTGACTCAAGATAGACTCTAATTGACTATAATGTAGATTACTGTACCTAATTTGATTATATTTCATTTAGAATTTCTTAAACTTCAAAAAATAGAAAGGGGAGACAGCCAGATttggagatcttccatgcactactTAAATACTCCTCATCTTGTACAGcttccaacagccagggccgggccaggacaCGACAGCAGgttggagctcaatccaggtagCCCGTGTGCATGGCAGGGTCCTGACACCCAGTCATCCCCTACTACCACCCAGTCATCCCCTACTACCTCCCAGTGGGGCTGGGACTCATATCCAGGCTCTGGTGCTGCAAGACGCCCGCCCTTCATTGAAGATCTTGTAAACATTTGTTTCTAAGTGGGGTTGCCAGATCATTTTCCTGTGTGACTGATTTTGAGTGCCTTGTACTGATTTAAGGGCGCAGGTAAGAGCAAGGCGCCAACATGCTGAAGGAACTCCAGCTCGCCCTGACGGTCGTCCTGCTGCTTGCCTGCGGCTTCGTCTTCCAGCTGTCCCCGCGCTCCGGCTGCCTCTTTTGTCTGTCTTCCCCCAAGACCCAGCAGGACCCTGAAGCCCTCTTGAGCCACGGGCGGGGCATCGTGTTCCTGGAGACCTCGGACAGGATGGAGCCTACGCCTCTGGTCTCCTGCGCTGTGGAGTCGGCTGCCAAGATCTACCCAGAGCGTCCCGTGGCCTTCTTCCTGAAGGGGCTGCACAATGCCACACAGCCACTCTCTGACTCCACTCACCcggctctgtccctcctctccgcAATAGACAACGTCTTCCTCTTCCCGTTGGACATGAGAAGCCTGCTGAAAGACACCCCGTTGTTTCCCTGGTACACCCGGGTAAGTGTTCAGGGAAATTTAGAATGTCCCTGGTAGGAGTGATGTCAGGAAGTGAGTCCAACCTACTCTGCAGGAATGACTCAGGTCTGAGATGGGACCAAGCCTACGCCCGGTGATGCTGGCCTGGCCCTCCTTGTAGTTCAAGCTGAATTTAGCCTTCCCTTGGTCTGCAGTCTTTTCTGTCTAGCCCTGTTCCCTACAGTTTCTGATTTGCTTTTGGGACTATTCTTAGCTGAATGAGTTTGACTATCTTTTCTGGATGCCTGTATGTACAGAGCACTTACTTTTCACAATAGCTTTGAGCCCATCTCTGGTAAACTGCATTTGCACGTTAGGGGGAACCCAGGCAATAATGAACATGAAAATGATGGAGGTGGAACATGTCTGAAGAATCGATGGATTGCTGCTGCATAGGTTGGGTTGTATCCAGATTGGGCCTGGAAACTCCTGGAACTCCGAGCGATTTTGCTCTCTACCTCTTGGCGGCATACAATAATGGAATATCATGGACTGATAATCAAACAGCGATTAAGGACATTTGAACAGGGAGGCTCTCACTATGCCGCTTTTTAAACTAACATCTTATGAAGACTATAACAAAACTTGAATTAAAACATACTCTCTTACGTTAGAATATAAATCTAATGATGTCAAAACCACACTCAtcaaatggggaaaaaatagGTTGTTTTCATATGATTGGACTAATGATGAATTTAGTGATAAGAGtatgtttttattacaaaattctttttaaaaataaaaagcaattcaGAAACTGACACCAAAACAATAGTTTTCTTGCCACTTAAAGTCTTATCTAAGTTCTAGAGGGCCACTCCGTGGATCAGCCAGATGGTAAATATTTTGGGCTTTGTGGGTCAAGAGGCAGCATTCAGGATGTGATGGAGGCCCTGGTGTGAACTTCCGGTGGCTTTTGCTGCAGATCCCCGCACACTTGGGGATTCCAAACAACAGAAGTTTACTCCCTGGGTGCTAGAGGCCAGGTGTCCCAAACTACTGTCACGGAGGCCATCCAAGTGCTGCGGCCACACACCTGGGCTGGGGGCCCTGCTTGGGAATGAtgcttgcctctctctctttttttaaaaaggggtttatttatttttatttgaaactcagatttacatagaggagacacagagagaaaaaatttgtctgctgattcactccccaggtggccacaatggccggagctgagctgatctgaagctaggggccaggagcttcatctgggtctcccacgcaggcgaagggtcccaaggctttgggccgtccactaatgctttctcaggccacaaaacagggagctggatgggaagtagaggagctaggacatgaactggcacccgtatgggatcctggcgtgtgcaaggcaagggctttagccaccaggctggtGCAGCAGGCCCTATTCCTTGCCTCTTCCCAGCTTCTGCGGCTGCACACTTTCCTTGGCTTGAAGCCCACCACCACCCGCTGCAAATTCCTTTTTGTCCTTGTGTgtaaaatctccctctctctttctccttcaagtAATTTCTAAGTCTTTTCAAGGTCCCCGGGATAATCTAGGATCCTCACCCCATTTCAAGGTAGTTGAGTTGATCAAGCCTGCTGAGACTCCTTCCCCATGGGAGGTCCCCAGGGACTGGGACCTGGAAGCTTTGGATGCTTGGTTGGTCATCATTCAGCCTCCCACAATATTAGTGTAGAGGGAGAGACCACTCCAGCCTGACTGGAGAGGGAGTAGATGAATGGACCCTGGGCAGTGGGCATGTGTGCCTCTGGTTGCAGTTGGCTGAACAggcgggggagaggggaggtggggtctggtggtccagggaggtggggggagggctgAGAGCAGCCTCTCACCCAGAGTCATTTTCACTCCAGTACTCAGTCACTGCCAGATCCCCCAGAGCCCGGAAGTGTCCAACGGGGGCCTGTGCGGAGGTAGCAGAGCTGTTTGATGCACTGGGAGGCTGCATGTCTGGCTGGCCTCCTTGCTAAGGGCTGAGGGCCTGGCTTCACGCTGTgagcacccccacccctgcccaccccactccaccaCACCCCTTCTTGCTGCTTGGTGCTAAGTTGCAGCTGCTCCCGCAGGTCAATATCAGCATACAGAGGAACTGGCTCCACGTCAGCTCGGATGCGTGCCGCCTGGCTGCCATCTGGAAGTACGGTGGCATCTACATGGACACTGATGTCATCTCCATCAGGCCCATCCCCGAGGAGAACTTCCTGGCCGCCCAGGCCTCTCGGTACTCCAGTAACGGGGTTTTTGGGTTTCTGCCCCAGCACCCCTTTTTATGGGGCTGCATGGAAAACTTTGTGGAGCATTACAATTCAGCCATTTGGGGCCACCAGGGCCCTGCGCTGATGACCAGGATGCTGAGGGTGTGGTGTAAGCTCGGAGACTTCCAGGAGCTGAGCGACCTCAAGTGTCTGAACTTGTCCTTCCTGCATCCCCAGCGCTTCTACCCAATCTCCTATCCACAGTGGAGACAGTACTACCAAGTGTGGGACACGGAGCCGAGCTTCAACCACTCTTACGCCCTGCACTTGTGGAACTACATGAACCGGGAGCAGAAGACTGTGGTGCGCGGGAGCAACACCCTGGTGGAACATCTCTTCCGCAAGTACTGTCCCAGGACGTACCAGGATGTGGTTCGAGGCCCAGAGGGGTCAGTGACCAAGGCCATGGGCACGGGCAGCTCATAGAGCTGGCACAGGGTTGCTGCTGCTCCGTGGCCCTGGCACTTCCTGGAGCGCTACACTTCGAATTGATCTTGAACTTTTGGAGGTGTCAGGACTGCCTTTCTTTGTCTATAGTAGAATAATCCCCAAGAGCTGTGGCTCTACAACGTGGACGTTGATCTGGTTCATGCAAAAGAAGTCTGAAAGCAAGTGATCCAGGCTGGGGATGGTACTGGACGTCTTGTTCTCCTGGTGTCTGTGCATTGGTCCATATCCTGCTTGCCCTCCAGCTCCCCTGTGTGCGCTGTAGGCAGCCAGAGTGGGAGGGTGCACCTGCTTCAGCTCAGGCAGGCTTTCTGCAGGTGCTGCAATGCACTTCCACTTGCACCTCCCTGGCAAGAGGGTAGCTGCAAGAGAGGCTGGCAATCTAAGCAGGAAGAGAAAATGGGTTAGGTACTAGCGGCTTTACTACATAGTTTGTTGGATGCTGGAAGATCATTTTTAAGGCCTGTGAAAGCACTGACTGAAGAAAAAAAGACTCAATTTCTAAGCCTGATTTTAATATTGATGTATGCGTTCAATTAATAATTGTCAGTTGAGCCATTtctgtgtgccaaggactgactTAGTTGCTGAAGGTATGCCTGGGTGAAGGTCCACACACGTAGGTCCTAATCATTGCTCACCAGCCCCAGGTTAGtctcctgccctcctccaagGGTCTGTTTTCCCCACACCTTCTGTATAAGTATAAACTGACATCATCACGATTGGCTCATGAAAGCAAATCACAAACTCAGATATTTCAAGCCGCTACTTTTTATTGCTACACTTAATCTTAACCAAAAGGTCGAGAAGCAATTGCctctttcactttaaaaaaaaaagatttattatttttttaaatttgagttacagggcgagagagagagacagagaaagcaagaggagATATCTATCTGTTGCTTCTCTCCGCAAGAGGCCAcggtgaccaggactgggccaggctgaagacaggagcctgcgGCAAGTGCTTTAATCATTGcctactgctcttccaggtacattagcagggagctggatcagcagtgcgCCTGCCAGGCCTGGAACCACCACCCATAttggggatgccagtgctgcaagcagCGACTTAACCCATTGTGCTGTAATGCCAGCCCCCACTGCACCTTCAAGATTCACCCAAAAGCTCACCTCCTCCCTTTCAGAACATTCTATTGGATGCCATAATACAATTTTTGTCaactaaaattttttgaaaacttctCAAGGTTGACAAGAACTTCTCATCCTGCTAAGTGCTCAGCAGCATGTACACAGGGTGTTTTAGCACTCCCCCTTTGGCCTTGCTCTGTGGGGAAGAAGCAGTTAGACAGCCTCCCTCTGCTGTGTGTCCTGGAGGCCCCGGGCTGCTCAGCTGGCTGTccccacagctgcagggtccaCACAGTCTCAGGGAGGGCCACACGTGGGGTCACACGTGTATCTGGAGAACGTGTGACACTTTGTTTTTCACCTAACACTCCTAGCCACTAGGGCTTTGAGGCTGATGAAGAATGTTTCCCGTTGTTCTGGGATGGAGCCATGTGGGTCAAGGTCAACCTGATTATCATATGGCTTCATGTTGGGTAGTAATGATAATCAATCACAATATtcataatttgatttttaaaaaaagatttattggttattattggaaagatagatttacagagaaggatttatgcagagaaagattttccatctgctggttcactcccgaagtagccacaaatggctggatctgagccaattcaaagccaggagccagaagcttcttccaagtctccctcgtgagtgcagggtcccacagctttgggtcgccctcgactgctttcccaggccacaagcagggagctggatggggagcagggcagcctggacatgaactggcgcccatatgggagcctggtgcgtgcaaggcaaggacttaagccatgaGGCCATCGCTCTGGGCCTGATAATTTGATGCTTTTAAAGAGAACTTTATCTGACAATAAACTGTTTTTTGACTAAGACATGTTAATACTGTATTAATGTATTATTACATTACCAATATGCATTAATGTATTGATGTTTTTGATTGATACATGCTAGCATATTATTTAATGAATACGGTTTGTTAAGTAAAAACCAATGTTTCAGAATATAACGATGGTGGTGGGTAGAAGAGGACAATGCCATGATCCTGTTTGTTATAGTGAGGTTGAATGTTGACGTGGCCGTGTATaggagttcatggaaaacacatgcTGTGAAaaaaatacgtgtgtgtgtggatttcaagTGTTGTCTTCAAATCAGCTTGTCATTCAGTTCCATTTCTTATGAATCTTTTGATGACACTTGTATTTTCTTATCCTGTGAATCGCCTAATACGACAACTGTTCTATTGGAttggttttcaattttttattgctttgtaaCCACTCTTTGTATGTTAAGGACACTAACATTTGTTATTGTGTTGCAATTGTTTTCAGTCTGTCCTTTGTGTTTTAGCTTCCTGTGTGATGTTTTAACTGTAGatgtcttaacattttgtgtaACCCAGCGTGTCAATTTCTGGATGTGTCCATTGGCTTTCATGTCGGGTTTCTGCATCCTTCCAGCATCCTACTTCCTCAGCCAGGGGACTGCCCGGGTCGGAGCCTCGGGTGTGGTAACAAGGTCAGTGTGTTCCAGTGTGGACACTGGGGCAGGAATTCTTTACTCCAGGGTCTGTGAACTccgttttcatttttcttaccaGTCAATTAAAGTCCTTATCATTTCCTTCAATTACAAATAACTGTGATATCAGTGGCAGCTGTGACTTGGCCAGGACCCATCGTCGGTATTTTCCTCTCGCCTTGAGATTGCTGCAGGTATCTTGGAATGGTGTTTACACTTATTTTTAGATAAGATGCTAGATCTTGCCATAGAATACATCAATAAAGAAGCAAAACATGATTCTATCACCAATGTTTTCTAGTGTTTTCATAGCTATACTGccaatttatcagtgttttctGCAGTCGTTCTGtgggctttatttattttttttgtaactcCAAAACACTCTGAAATCATAACCTTAACCGGACTGCCGAGTTGCTGGGGGCGGGGTTGCAGCCAGTTGCCCATGCCTTAGGTTGGTTTCTAGACTTAGCAAGCAGATCCGGTTAAGCTGattctgtcccctcccctccccaggagaAGGTCCCTTCCTTCAAAGTGCCCTCTTTAGAGGCTTGGCTGGAGGAGAAGCCCAGCCTGACAAGGAGGctggccccccaccccagccgaCCCCAGCCACGGGGTcacaggcctggaggaggctgcccccaccccagccgaTCCCAGACATGGGGGTCATGGGCCTGGGGTGCCTGTCTGAAGAGGaggctgcccccatcccagccgaTCCCAGACATGGGGGTCACGGGCCTGGGGTGCCTGTCTGACGAGGAGGCtggcccccccaccccagccgaTCCCAGACATGGGGGTCACGGGCCTGGAGCCTGTCTGAAGAGgaggctgcccccaccccagccgaTCCCAGACATGGGGGTCACGGGCCTGGGGTGCCTGTCTGAAGAGgaggctgcccccaccccagccgaTCCCAGACGTGGGGGTCACGGGCCTGGGATGCCTGTCTGAAGAGgaggctgcccccaccccagccgaTCCCAGACGTGGGGTGCAGGCTTGTGCGCCCAGCGCTTCAGAGTTTTCATGAGGAACCAGCaccagatgtttttctttttttaaagaccctTCCCTAAATGTTCATCTGTGCATGAAGGCTCTGGAAGCCCAAAGGCAGGCCTGTGGCCTAAAGCCAGCGCAGGGGGCAGTCAGGGTTGGCATCTCAGGGCTGGGAGTCTTGGCAGGTGCGCTTCGGGCGCCCTGATTTCCAGGCAGGAAGGGGTTTCCCAGCTGGGTTCTGAAGGGATGGAGCTAGCAG
This window harbors:
- the A4GNT gene encoding alpha-1,4-N-acetylglucosaminyltransferase is translated as MLKELQLALTVVLLLACGFVFQLSPRSGCLFCLSSPKTQQDPEALLSHGRGIVFLETSDRMEPTPLVSCAVESAAKIYPERPVAFFLKGLHNATQPLSDSTHPALSLLSAIDNVFLFPLDMRSLLKDTPLFPWYTRVNISIQRNWLHVSSDACRLAAIWKYGGIYMDTDVISIRPIPEENFLAAQASRYSSNGVFGFLPQHPFLWGCMENFVEHYNSAIWGHQGPALMTRMLRVWCKLGDFQELSDLKCLNLSFLHPQRFYPISYPQWRQYYQVWDTEPSFNHSYALHLWNYMNREQKTVVRGSNTLVEHLFRKYCPRTYQDVVRGPEGSVTKAMGTGSS